Proteins from one Fragaria vesca subsp. vesca linkage group LG6, FraVesHawaii_1.0, whole genome shotgun sequence genomic window:
- the LOC101299510 gene encoding uncharacterized protein LOC101299510, whose product MGDPEMIEISDEADDNQSTSDGSKDIRSKSSSPKASCLFLDLNAEASSDDHENASNNVKAGGSRISTEGKEQTATSNSGAVRQYVRSKMPRLRWTPDLHLAFIHAVERLGGQERATPKLVLQLMNVRGLSIAHVKSHLQMYRSKKLDESGQVLPQFHRSRGILLQGRDQVVEAYQQFNPYSRHFRFHGRGSQFPSPPSKHHPYDNLNANCSRLISQWSNPGMENNRSINTITSSHIISVNEAMTRVHAPIRPSRFLEDKRWPPREMIGNHNKGMRHSLNISWGNTIHVAQPKSVGSPQASSNQHLPTNTTTCSPKFISSIYEPLSDPLEVRKPDESINGETYRAEVGDNMQATKQKKWLPLNLQLSLRQDFSICSDEMKDGEQESMKDIETTLSLSLSSSSPRRQQDQSSTPTSRVRLLSSFPLSGSLKPT is encoded by the exons CCGAAGGCGTCATGCTTGTTCTTAGACTTGAATGCAGAAGCAAGTAGTGATGATCATGAGAATGCTTCAAACAATGTTAAAGCTGGGGGAAGCAGAATATCTACAGAAGGGAAAGAACAGACCGCAACCAGCAATAGTGGTGCAGTCAGGCAATATGTTCGATCCAAAATGCCAAGGCTTCGTTGGACTCCTGATCTCCATCTAGCATTCATTCATGCCGTTGAGAGGCTAGGAGGACAAGAAC GAGCAACTCCAAAATTAGTTCTACAATTGATGAATGTGAGAGGACTAAGCATTGCTCACGTCAAGAGTCATCTGCAG ATGTATCGAAGTAAGAAGCTCGATGAGTCCGGCCAAG TGTTACCTCAGTTCCATAGATCAAGAGGAATCTTGTTGCAAGGAAGAGACCAGGTTGTGGAAGCCTATCAACAGTTCAATCCTTACAGCAGGCACTTCAGATTTCATGGCAGAGGAAGCCAATTTCCTTCTCCACCATCAAAACATCACCCCTATGATAATTTGAATGCCAACTGTTCAAG GTTGATTTCACAATGGAGCAATCCTGGAATGGAGAACAATCGGAGTATCAATACAATTACAAGCTCACACATCATTAGTGTAAATGAAGCCATGACAAGAGTTCATGCACCTATTAGACCCAGCCGGTTTCTTGAAGATAAGAGATGGCCTCCCCGTGAGATGATTGGAAACCACAACAAAGGCATGAGACATTCTCTAAACATTTCTTGGGGTAATACCATCCATGTCGCACAACCTAAATCAGTTGGGAGCCCCCAGGCAAGCTCCAACCAACATCTACCGACCAATACTACTACATGTAGTCCAAAGTTCATCTCCAGCATCTATGAACCTTTATCTGATCCTCTTGAG GTTCGGAAACCTGATGAAAGCATAAATGGAGAAACATATCGAGCAGAAGTTGGTGATAATATGCAAGCAACGAAACAAAAGAAATGGCTACCTTTGAATTTACAGTTGAGTTTGCGGCAAGATTTCAGTATTTGCAGTGACGAAATGAAGGATGGAGAGCAAGAAAGCATGAAAGACATTGAAACAACGCTTTCTCTTTCTTTATCATCGTCTTCACCAAGAAGGCAACAAGATCAATCCAGTACACCCACATCAAGAGTTCGACTCTTGTCATCATTTCCTCTCTCTGGAAGCCTTAAACCTACTTAA